One Ferroacidibacillus organovorans genomic window, AGTCCTTTGCCTTTAGCGCCGCAAGCAGCGTTTCCACCATCTGTGGATTCACGATATCAAGATCCCTCTGCACAGACGCTATAGCATCTGCTAACTCGCGATGCTCGCCAAGTGCCGTGAGATGATCGTCCTGCGATTCACCGAAAGCGTGCATGGACTCTGCCGATCGCACGACATTTTTACCCGCATGTTTTGCCTCATAGAGAGCAAGATCGGCAGCGTGAAAAAGAGTGTGAGACGTCACACCTGACTGTGGCGCGGTAGCAACGCCCAAACTGATCGAAAGTGTCGCAAGCGCCTGGTTTTGCGTAAAATGTCTATAATTCTTTGCACGAGCGCGAATCGACTCCGCGACAGCAAGTGCATCCTGATGGGGTACCCCTGGCAGTATGATGACAAATTCATCCCCGCCAAAACGAGCCGCGATCCCTCTCTCTTTAATGGCAGGACGAATCATCTCTGCGACGGAGCGCAGCGCCGTATCGCCAATCGAGTGACCATACATATCATTAAACTGTTTAAAAGAGTCGACATCCAGCACGATCAAAGACAAAGGAGTATTCTGTTCGACTACTTTTTTTATTTCGTCATTCAGATATTCATGTAAAAAACGGTGATTGTATAATCCAGTCACCGAATCCGTAACAGCCTGCATCCTTGATTGAGTGTACATCAGTGAATTGGTAATCGCCGCAGAAATTCTGAGTGTAAAAACAGACAGCGCATTGAGCGTTGTTTTTCTCAGTTCTTGTGAAGGTTTATGAGTTTTTAATAAATATAGCGTGCCAATCTCCGTCTCGCCGGTAAACAATTGCACAGATACGAGATTGTACATGATGTTTTCCTTGACGTTAAGGATGTGCGCCAGTTTGGAATTCATGTGACACTCTACCAGTTCAACTGAAGACTCGCCAGAGATCCGTTTCTGGAAGATCGGCGATAGGCGAGTGACATCTTTAAATAAATCGACAATATACATCATATCTTCTTCGCGCATGACAGCGTCCGTCCGTGCGCTTGAGTAATACGGGCGGTCATAACTGTCTTTGAGGTCGCGCGGCAAAAAGGAAAGTCCACTTCCCTTGGGGAGAATCAGCGCAAATTCCGCGTCAATCAATAGACGCGATTGCGTCACGGCCACTTCTAAAACTGAATCGAGTTCGAGATTCGCATTGAGTAGCGCCGTGCTCTCGTTCAAGTGGGCATGCGCCTGATCCAATTCCCGTTGCAAATCAAGTTCAACCTGCCGCGCTTTATCTCCCACATACCCCACAAAAATCCCGGTGGTCGCAACAAACCCCATTCTAAATAATATGTTCGCCAAATCGTAGACCAGGTGAACGGGACCGCGCAAAAAGATGACAAGCGAGTAAAAAACGATCGACAACAATGTTGAAATGCCGGCAGCACGACCGCCAAAGCGAATCGCAGAAAGGATTGCGATCAAGAAATAGACCACGAAAAAATCAGAGTGAATTCCTCCTGTGATAAACACAACGGCAGACGCCATCATGATATCCCCGACCGTGATGATGGCCGGTTTCAACAGCCATTCCCTCTTTTTTGCAATAATATAGAACTGAAACACCATATTATAGACTGCGGCAAACCCGATAATTCCA contains:
- a CDS encoding diguanylate cyclase produces the protein MKKDEEFQLLTKSTQWGELSEIEKVVIMEKRIVFVRWLGIVCAAVTVPFLGYQWAAFMFGIIGFAAVYNMVFQFYIIAKKREWLLKPAIITVGDIMMASAVVFITGGIHSDFFVVYFLIAILSAIRFGGRAAGISTLLSIVFYSLVIFLRGPVHLVYDLANILFRMGFVATTGIFVGYVGDKARQVELDLQRELDQAHAHLNESTALLNANLELDSVLEVAVTQSRLLIDAEFALILPKGSGLSFLPRDLKDSYDRPYYSSARTDAVMREEDMMYIVDLFKDVTRLSPIFQKRISGESSVELVECHMNSKLAHILNVKENIMYNLVSVQLFTGETEIGTLYLLKTHKPSQELRKTTLNALSVFTLRISAAITNSLMYTQSRMQAVTDSVTGLYNHRFLHEYLNDEIKKVVEQNTPLSLIVLDVDSFKQFNDMYGHSIGDTALRSVAEMIRPAIKERGIAARFGGDEFVIILPGVPHQDALAVAESIRARAKNYRHFTQNQALATLSISLGVATAPQSGVTSHTLFHAADLALYEAKHAGKNVVRSAESMHAFGESQDDHLTALGEHRELADAIASVQRDLDIVNPQMVETLLAALKAKDLGTYEHSMSVSFYAERLARRLGLTDQEVETIRIGALIHDVGKIGIPDYILTKAAKLTKEEYEMIKEHPTIGAEILKPLHLYEGYLPIVRYHHEWVNGNGYPHQLKGIEIPIEARIVAICDAFDAMTSNRPYKAAMSYEKALFTIENLVDEQFDQEVWRHFHEMIQEEISVIAN